A portion of the Adhaeribacter radiodurans genome contains these proteins:
- a CDS encoding TAT-variant-translocated molybdopterin oxidoreductase, giving the protein MQETIKYWKGLEELENTPEFNKNKHNEFDAFLPVKETYGTKDKEVAPRRDFLKLLGFGFAAATLASCEAPVRKAIPYLNKPEEVDPGIANWYASTYFVGNDYNSVLVKTREGRPIKLEGNPLSPITKGGLSARAQASVLSLYDTTRLRQPMANKKETTWEAIDQEIAGKLRGARGKVAIISPTIISPTTKKAIAEFGSKFTSFEHVMYDANSANGLLKANGGVIPGYDFSKANVIVSIGADFLGTWLSPVEYAKQYISTRKVGKDKPTMSRHYQFESAFTLTGANADVRVPVKPSEQGQVVAALYNRITGGNAGGGYSNARLDAAAKELLANRGAALVVAGSNDVAVQTLVAEINRTLGAQGATISNTPSLIRQGDDAAMIRLVNEMNNGSVGAVIFYNANPIYDHPLSTKLASGLEKVGVKISFADRLDETANLVNYVCPDNNYLESWNDYEPKSGQFSLAQPAITPIFTTRQAQESLLRWAGNNTSYYDYLQANWRGTLGSQAAWDKAVHDGVFTGTSSSSTTTSAPALTPAAALTQITSGKQGGGIEAVIYETVAIGTGQEANNPWLQELPDPITKATWDNYVTIPRDYAVQEKIEQGDILKVTASGVSIELPALVQPGQAKGSVGIALGYGRTNAGPVANGVGANAFKLVSLTNNSLTYYTPVTIEKTRAQKEIAQTQTHHTIMDRLVVQEATLSNYQKDRKVTEYVKIATPDGPQTPSKVSLWQDYEYKNHHWGMVIDLNSCIGCGSCVIGCNVENNVAVVGKQEVLNRREMHWMRIDRYYSSDAHKSDKDKGTIDRYQAMEDPSENPQVIFQPMLCQHCNHAPCETVCPVAATTHSTEGINQMVYNRCVGTRYCANNCPYKVRRFNWFAYYDNEKFREQNPQMNTDLGRMVLNPDVTVRARGVMEKCTFCVQRIQLGKLEAKKQNRRPKDGEIITACAQSCPTNAIIFGDMKDPNSQVSQIIREQEGERAFHVLEEINTQPNVTYLTKIRNIV; this is encoded by the coding sequence ATGCAAGAAACAATTAAGTACTGGAAAGGGCTGGAAGAGCTCGAAAACACTCCTGAATTCAACAAGAATAAACACAATGAATTTGATGCATTTCTTCCGGTAAAAGAAACTTATGGTACAAAAGATAAAGAAGTTGCTCCTCGGCGCGACTTCTTAAAATTGCTGGGGTTTGGTTTTGCGGCTGCTACTCTTGCTTCCTGCGAAGCTCCGGTTAGAAAAGCTATTCCTTATTTAAATAAACCAGAAGAAGTAGATCCGGGTATTGCTAACTGGTATGCCTCTACCTACTTTGTTGGAAACGATTATAATAGTGTTCTGGTAAAAACCCGCGAAGGACGGCCGATAAAGCTGGAAGGAAATCCTTTATCGCCTATTACCAAAGGTGGGTTAAGTGCCCGGGCACAAGCATCGGTGTTAAGTTTATATGATACTACCCGGTTACGCCAGCCAATGGCGAATAAAAAAGAAACTACCTGGGAAGCCATAGATCAGGAAATTGCTGGTAAACTTAGAGGCGCGCGCGGCAAAGTAGCGATTATTTCCCCTACCATTATCAGCCCAACTACTAAAAAAGCCATTGCTGAATTTGGATCTAAATTTACTTCCTTTGAGCATGTAATGTACGATGCTAATTCAGCGAATGGATTACTAAAAGCAAATGGTGGCGTAATACCGGGGTATGACTTTAGCAAAGCAAATGTAATTGTAAGTATTGGGGCTGATTTTTTAGGAACCTGGCTTTCTCCGGTTGAATACGCCAAACAATATATTAGCACCCGTAAAGTAGGCAAAGATAAGCCTACTATGTCCAGACATTACCAGTTCGAGTCTGCTTTTACGCTTACAGGCGCAAACGCTGATGTACGGGTACCGGTAAAACCATCTGAACAAGGTCAGGTAGTGGCTGCTCTCTATAATAGAATTACTGGTGGAAACGCTGGTGGTGGTTATAGTAATGCCAGATTAGATGCAGCAGCTAAAGAATTATTAGCAAACCGGGGAGCCGCTTTAGTAGTAGCAGGTTCGAACGATGTAGCTGTACAAACTTTAGTAGCCGAAATCAACCGTACTTTAGGTGCTCAGGGAGCAACTATTTCTAATACTCCTTCTCTTATTCGTCAGGGAGATGATGCAGCCATGATACGGCTGGTAAATGAAATGAATAATGGTTCAGTTGGAGCCGTAATTTTCTATAATGCCAACCCTATTTATGATCATCCTCTTTCAACTAAACTTGCCAGTGGCTTAGAAAAAGTTGGAGTTAAAATCTCATTTGCGGATCGGTTAGACGAAACAGCTAATTTAGTAAATTACGTTTGCCCGGATAATAATTACTTGGAATCCTGGAATGATTACGAACCAAAAAGTGGCCAATTTTCACTAGCACAACCGGCAATTACCCCTATTTTTACTACACGCCAAGCGCAGGAATCTCTGTTAAGATGGGCTGGCAATAATACTTCTTACTACGATTATCTGCAGGCAAACTGGCGTGGAACTCTCGGTTCTCAGGCAGCTTGGGATAAAGCAGTTCACGATGGAGTGTTTACTGGTACTTCTTCTTCCTCCACTACAACATCCGCACCGGCCTTAACCCCAGCAGCAGCTTTAACTCAAATTACTTCCGGAAAACAAGGCGGAGGAATTGAAGCCGTTATTTACGAAACGGTAGCTATAGGCACGGGCCAGGAAGCAAATAACCCTTGGTTGCAAGAATTGCCTGATCCAATTACTAAGGCTACTTGGGATAATTACGTTACTATTCCGCGGGATTATGCTGTACAGGAAAAAATAGAACAAGGTGATATTTTGAAGGTGACAGCCAGTGGGGTTAGTATTGAATTACCTGCTTTAGTTCAGCCGGGTCAAGCAAAAGGTTCAGTTGGAATTGCTTTAGGTTATGGTCGTACCAATGCAGGGCCAGTTGCTAATGGCGTTGGTGCAAATGCATTTAAATTAGTTTCTTTAACCAATAATAGTTTAACCTATTATACCCCGGTAACTATAGAAAAAACCAGGGCACAAAAAGAAATTGCTCAGACCCAAACGCACCATACTATTATGGACCGTCTGGTAGTGCAAGAGGCTACCCTCAGCAATTACCAGAAAGATAGAAAAGTAACGGAGTACGTTAAAATTGCTACTCCGGACGGACCTCAGACTCCTAGTAAAGTATCATTATGGCAAGACTATGAGTACAAAAATCACCATTGGGGAATGGTGATAGACTTAAATTCTTGTATTGGGTGCGGCTCGTGCGTAATTGGCTGTAATGTTGAGAATAACGTAGCGGTAGTAGGAAAGCAAGAAGTTTTAAATCGCCGTGAAATGCACTGGATGCGTATTGACCGGTATTATAGCAGCGATGCTCACAAATCGGATAAAGATAAAGGAACCATTGACCGGTATCAGGCAATGGAAGACCCTTCTGAAAATCCGCAGGTAATCTTTCAGCCAATGCTATGCCAGCACTGTAATCACGCTCCTTGCGAAACAGTATGTCCGGTAGCAGCCACTACTCACAGCACCGAAGGTATCAATCAAATGGTGTATAATCGTTGTGTAGGTACCCGTTATTGCGCCAATAACTGCCCATATAAAGTTCGCCGGTTTAACTGGTTTGCTTATTATGATAATGAAAAATTCAGAGAGCAAAACCCACAAATGAACACCGACTTAGGTCGTATGGTGTTAAATCCAGATGTTACCGTTCGGGCTCGTGGTGTAATGGAAAAATGTACTTTCTGTGTGCAGCGGATTCAATTAGGTAAGTTAGAAGCCAAAAAGCAGAATAGACGTCCGAAAGACGGAGAAATTATAACCGCTTGTGCGCAGTCTTGTCCTACTAATGCTATCATTTTCGGGGATATGAAAGATCCTAATAGCCAAGTATCGCAAATAATACGCGAACAAGAAGGCGAAAGAGCTTTCCATGTATTAGAAGAAATTAATACACAACCGAATGTTACTTATTTAACTAAAATAAGAAACATAGTTTAA